In Nostoc sp. GT001, a genomic segment contains:
- a CDS encoding adenylate/guanylate cyclase domain-containing protein, translated as MINPTNSDKSQLDALISHGMSYRQTNNNLSESYKEQRQSFLLKRLQLQAQIMLVAGLTLIAFFLWVNSQLEGKIYAFKIGFVVELFTLICWGLCKTPIGRRYPDLIFLSLCWSVTCTVQIDIALLFNNLEPRINIWTLMFLTQATIIPVQWWMHLISQIGTILCYLTLYILYSPILKNPSAFYIEQGLYFFWTCIICVFSVYLYEHLRKKEFYARKAMELAQHKSERLLLNILPEMIAEQLKQQPATIADNFLEVTVLFADIVGFTELSSHTSPAELVELLNTIFCLFDQLAERHGVEKIKTIGDAYMAVAGLPNQSNNHAPAMANMALDMQKAVATFNKENNQSFSIRIGISTGPVVAGVIGLKKFAYDLWGDTVNIASRMESHGIAGSIQVCEASYQILKDKYLLEKRGLIQVKGKGEMMTYILKGINLKT; from the coding sequence ATGATTAATCCAACTAACTCCGACAAAAGCCAACTAGATGCGCTCATTAGTCACGGAATGTCCTATCGGCAAACCAACAATAACCTGTCCGAATCTTACAAAGAACAGCGACAGAGCTTTTTGTTGAAACGGCTGCAATTGCAGGCGCAGATTATGTTGGTAGCTGGCTTGACTTTAATTGCTTTTTTTCTTTGGGTAAATTCACAACTAGAAGGCAAGATATACGCTTTTAAAATTGGGTTTGTAGTAGAATTATTTACTCTTATTTGTTGGGGTTTATGCAAAACTCCTATCGGTCGCCGCTATCCTGATTTAATTTTTTTGAGTTTATGCTGGTCTGTAACTTGTACCGTTCAAATTGATATAGCTTTGCTGTTCAATAATTTAGAGCCGAGAATCAATATTTGGACTTTGATGTTTCTTACTCAAGCTACAATCATTCCAGTCCAATGGTGGATGCATTTAATATCTCAAATTGGAACAATACTTTGCTATTTAACTTTATATATTTTATATAGCCCCATCTTGAAAAATCCGTCAGCTTTTTATATTGAACAAGGATTATATTTTTTTTGGACTTGTATAATTTGTGTTTTTTCTGTCTATTTATACGAACACTTACGAAAAAAAGAATTTTACGCTCGTAAGGCAATGGAACTAGCACAGCACAAATCAGAACGGCTGCTACTAAATATTTTGCCAGAGATGATTGCAGAACAATTAAAACAACAGCCGGCAACTATTGCCGATAATTTTCTAGAAGTTACGGTGCTATTTGCTGATATTGTTGGCTTTACAGAGCTTTCATCTCACACCTCACCGGCGGAATTAGTCGAGTTATTAAATACAATATTCTGTCTGTTTGACCAATTAGCAGAACGTCATGGGGTAGAGAAAATTAAGACCATTGGCGATGCATATATGGCTGTAGCTGGGTTGCCAAATCAATCTAACAATCATGCTCCAGCAATGGCTAACATGGCTTTGGATATGCAAAAGGCTGTAGCTACTTTTAACAAAGAAAATAACCAATCCTTTAGCATTCGTATTGGCATAAGTACAGGGCCAGTAGTAGCAGGAGTGATTGGGCTGAAAAAGTTTGCTTACGACCTTTGGGGAGATACAGTCAATATAGCTAGTAGAATGGAATCACATGGTATTGCAGGTAGTATCCAGGTTTGTGAAGCAAGTTATCAGATTTTAAAGGATAAATACTTATTGGAGAAACGAGGTTTAATTCAAGTGAAAGGTAAAGGTGAAATGATGACTTATATACTAAAGGGAATTAATTTAAAAACTTAA
- a CDS encoding PAS domain S-box protein, with translation MKGTRSLLAPYAVALLAVGSVLLLTLLLQPLLKQMIFLLFFAAVAVSAWYGGMEAGLLATALSTLAVSYFFLEPVFSLLVASLDNILRLGLFVLVTTIINLLNSELRTTKQHLQTSLQKLQVSEARFRGLVESNIIGVIVANMDGAMPTAGYAYAEANDAFLQMIGYSQEDLIAGRVRWREMIPPEYIETNNSAIAELTTKGVCQPFENEYIRKDKSHVPILLASALLENNQDDIISFVIDLSKHKQVELALSKSEERYRAFLEHSSEGIWCIELEVPISVDCPEDEQIQHFYQYVYLAECNNVMAQMYGCSRAEEILGVRLGDFLVASDPHNITYLRNFIRSNYRLIDAESHEIDKQGNSKYFLNNLVGIVENGFLVRAWGTQRDITERKRAEAALRQREDELRLITNAVPAKISYVDSEQRYRFNNKEYEDWFELPASEISGKHIREILGESVYQSILPYVEAVLSGEQVTYETQLPNKDGTNHYVNVTYIPQFSQEGKVAGFVALITDITLHKLAEAALKQSEKRLKTLTEKVRVIPWEVNATTGNFTYVGPQTVEILGYPLSDWYTDNFWAKNMHPEDREWAIQYYQESSLSLNNYELEYRMLAADGRVVWLYDIVNVVRNEKGPQLLHGFMIDITDRKQAEQEREELLKREQAARADAETANRMKDEFLATLSHELRTPLNAILGWAQLLRTRKFDQATTGRALETIERNARSLTQLIEDVLDVSRIIRGTLHLSRERVELVPLVEAAIDTVYPAAQAKEINIKCKFDPKVEVVVGDANRLQQVVWNLLSNAVKFTPKGGRVDVQLECIESYVQIRVSDTGAGIAAEFLPHVFERFRQADSSSTRSHGGLGLGLAIVRHLVELHGGTVLAESPGIGQGATFVVSLPMKAI, from the coding sequence TTGAAAGGAACACGTTCCCTTCTAGCGCCTTATGCTGTGGCACTATTGGCTGTTGGTAGCGTATTGCTGCTAACACTATTGCTACAGCCACTACTGAAACAAATGATTTTCCTGCTGTTTTTTGCTGCCGTGGCGGTTAGTGCCTGGTATGGCGGCATGGAAGCAGGATTACTGGCTACTGCTTTGTCTACTTTAGCCGTCAGCTATTTTTTCTTAGAACCAGTATTTTCGCTCTTGGTTGCGAGTCTAGACAACATACTGCGCTTAGGCTTGTTTGTGCTGGTGACAACAATTATTAACTTGCTGAACTCAGAATTACGCACTACCAAACAACATCTTCAAACGAGTTTGCAGAAACTACAGGTGAGCGAAGCCAGATTTAGAGGGTTGGTAGAGTCCAACATCATTGGAGTAATTGTAGCCAATATGGACGGGGCGATGCCTACAGCGGGCTACGCCTACGCAGAGGCTAATGATGCTTTTTTACAAATGATAGGTTATTCGCAGGAGGATTTAATCGCAGGACGAGTCAGATGGCGCGAGATGATTCCACCAGAATATATTGAAACTAACAACAGTGCGATTGCAGAACTCACAACGAAAGGCGTGTGTCAGCCTTTTGAGAACGAATACATCCGCAAAGATAAGAGCCACGTTCCCATCCTGTTAGCTTCTGCTTTGTTAGAAAATAACCAAGATGATATTATCTCTTTTGTAATCGATTTAAGTAAACACAAACAAGTAGAGCTTGCCCTTTCCAAAAGCGAAGAACGCTACCGCGCTTTTTTAGAGCATAGTTCAGAAGGTATTTGGTGCATTGAACTGGAAGTACCAATTTCAGTAGATTGTCCAGAGGATGAACAAATTCAACATTTTTACCAATATGTTTACCTGGCAGAATGCAACAATGTTATGGCGCAGATGTATGGCTGTTCTCGTGCCGAAGAAATTCTCGGTGTCAGACTAGGAGACTTTCTTGTTGCCTCCGATCCACATAACATTACATACCTGCGCAATTTTATCCGTTCTAACTACCGACTAATCGATGCCGAGTCCCATGAAATAGATAAGCAAGGTAATTCCAAATATTTTTTGAATAATCTGGTGGGAATTGTCGAAAATGGGTTTTTAGTGAGAGCGTGGGGAACTCAACGCGACATTACAGAACGCAAACGAGCGGAAGCAGCACTCCGTCAACGAGAAGATGAACTGCGCCTAATTACCAATGCTGTGCCCGCCAAGATTTCTTATGTTGATAGCGAACAACGTTATCGCTTTAATAATAAAGAATATGAAGACTGGTTTGAGCTTCCTGCTTCCGAAATTTCTGGTAAACACATTAGAGAAATTTTGGGAGAGTCGGTTTATCAGTCAATTCTCCCTTATGTAGAAGCAGTACTCTCAGGAGAGCAAGTAACTTACGAAACCCAATTACCTAATAAAGATGGCACAAACCATTACGTGAATGTCACTTACATTCCCCAGTTCAGTCAGGAGGGGAAAGTTGCAGGATTTGTTGCTCTAATCACAGATATTACACTTCACAAGTTAGCAGAAGCAGCTCTCAAACAAAGCGAGAAACGGTTAAAGACGCTGACAGAAAAAGTCCGCGTGATTCCTTGGGAGGTAAATGCCACTACCGGGAATTTTACTTATGTAGGGCCACAAACTGTTGAGATTCTAGGCTATCCATTATCAGACTGGTACACCGATAATTTTTGGGCAAAAAATATGCATCCAGAAGATCGGGAGTGGGCTATCCAGTATTATCAAGAATCTTCACTGTCACTAAATAATTACGAACTTGAATACAGAATGTTGGCAGCTGATGGCAGAGTTGTTTGGCTATATGACATTGTGAATGTGGTGCGGAACGAAAAGGGGCCGCAGCTACTACACGGATTCATGATTGACATCACCGATCGCAAGCAAGCAGAGCAAGAACGCGAAGAACTGCTTAAACGCGAACAAGCAGCACGCGCCGATGCCGAAACTGCCAACCGGATGAAAGATGAGTTTCTCGCCACACTTTCCCACGAACTCCGTACACCCCTAAATGCTATACTTGGCTGGGCACAGCTACTTAGAACTCGCAAATTCGATCAAGCTACTACTGGACGGGCACTAGAGACAATTGAACGTAATGCGAGATCCCTGACACAACTAATTGAAGATGTTCTCGATGTGTCACGGATTATTAGAGGCACACTCCATTTAAGTAGAGAGCGGGTAGAACTTGTACCACTTGTAGAGGCAGCAATCGATACTGTGTACCCAGCAGCCCAGGCTAAAGAGATTAATATCAAGTGTAAATTCGACCCGAAAGTAGAGGTAGTTGTGGGTGATGCCAACCGCTTGCAACAAGTTGTGTGGAATTTGCTCTCCAACGCCGTCAAGTTTACACCCAAGGGCGGCAGAGTTGATGTGCAATTAGAGTGCATTGAATCTTACGTGCAAATTCGGGTGAGTGATACGGGAGCGGGAATTGCTGCCGAATTCCTACCCCATGTATTTGAACGCTTTCGTCAAGCTGACAGTTCTAGCACGCGATCGCATGGCGGACTAGGATTAGGGTTAGCGATCGTCCGTCACTTGGTAGAATTACACGGTGGCACAGTTTTGGCCGAAAGTCCAGGAATTGGACAGGGGGCGACATTCGTTGTCAGTCTCCCCATGAAAGCTATTTAG
- a CDS encoding nitroreductase family protein yields MSSIIQTQPLDVPSAIAQRRSIKTFKTDPIAPELLKQLVELTVAAPSSFNIQDWQIILVQDEAQKAALSAAAWNQQQIVQAPVTFVFAADASASEKNLNPIIEQALATGAWNESTANYFKTAIPQFQETLGDKQREYAIKDAIIAATHLVLAAESLGLSTCFMNGWLEDKVKEVIGAGDNPDLAIAVLVPVGYAAEPRLNPGRLPFSSNVSVDRIGNPYAG; encoded by the coding sequence ATGAGTTCCATCATCCAAACCCAACCTTTAGATGTACCCAGTGCGATCGCTCAACGTCGTTCTATCAAAACTTTTAAAACAGACCCCATCGCCCCAGAACTACTCAAGCAGTTGGTAGAGTTAACTGTGGCAGCGCCCAGCAGTTTTAATATTCAGGACTGGCAAATTATTCTCGTGCAAGATGAGGCGCAAAAGGCAGCTTTATCAGCAGCAGCTTGGAATCAACAGCAAATTGTCCAAGCACCAGTTACTTTTGTTTTTGCTGCCGATGCGAGTGCATCTGAAAAAAACTTGAACCCGATAATTGAACAGGCTCTTGCAACTGGGGCATGGAATGAAAGCACAGCTAATTATTTTAAAACTGCTATTCCGCAATTTCAAGAGACACTAGGAGACAAACAACGGGAGTATGCGATCAAAGATGCGATTATCGCTGCTACCCATTTGGTGTTAGCAGCTGAAAGTCTGGGTTTATCTACCTGTTTTATGAATGGTTGGCTTGAAGACAAGGTAAAAGAAGTGATTGGTGCAGGAGATAATCCAGATTTAGCGATCGCTGTTTTAGTTCCTGTTGGCTATGCAGCCGAACCACGCTTAAATCCCGGTCGTTTGCCATTCTCCTCCAACGTCTCTGTTGATAGAATCGGTAATCCTTATGCAGGGTAG
- a CDS encoding alkene reductase, with protein MTTDINLFSPYQLGNLELPNRIVMAPLTRNRAGEGNVPHQLNATYYVQRASAGLIISEATQVTPEGQGYPATPGIHSPEQVEGWKLVTDAVHQHGGRIFLQLWHVGRISHPDLQPNGVLPVAPSAITPKGEAATYEGPKPFVTPRALETSEIPQIVEQYRQGAANALAAGFDGVEIHSANGYLIDQFLRDGTNQRTDKYGGSIENRARFLLEVTEAVTSVWDSNRVGVRFSPSGTFNDMRDSNPLETFGYAAQALNQFNLAYLHIYEATEADIRHGGIIVPTSHIRDRFTGTLIVNGGYTREKGDAVLANKAADLVAFGTLFISNPDLPRRLALNAPLNEPNQASFYGGGEEGYTDYPFWSPASEAVANA; from the coding sequence ATGACTACTGATATCAACTTATTTTCTCCTTACCAGTTAGGAAATCTGGAACTACCTAACCGGATAGTGATGGCACCCTTAACCCGAAACCGGGCAGGTGAGGGAAATGTACCACACCAACTGAATGCTACCTACTACGTCCAACGTGCTTCCGCCGGACTGATTATTTCTGAAGCAACACAGGTAACTCCTGAAGGACAGGGCTATCCCGCGACACCAGGAATTCATTCACCAGAACAGGTGGAAGGATGGAAGTTAGTAACCGATGCCGTACATCAGCACGGAGGCAGAATTTTTCTGCAACTATGGCACGTAGGCAGGATTTCTCACCCTGATTTACAACCGAATGGAGTTTTACCTGTGGCACCTTCTGCCATTACTCCTAAAGGTGAAGCTGCAACTTATGAGGGGCCAAAACCCTTTGTTACTCCCCGTGCTTTAGAAACTTCGGAAATACCGCAGATAGTCGAACAGTACCGTCAGGGAGCGGCAAATGCCCTAGCGGCTGGGTTTGATGGCGTGGAAATTCACTCGGCTAATGGTTATTTAATAGATCAGTTTCTCCGGGATGGTACGAATCAACGTACAGATAAATATGGAGGTTCTATTGAGAATCGTGCCCGATTCCTGTTGGAGGTGACAGAAGCAGTAACTAGTGTGTGGGATTCTAACCGAGTCGGGGTACGTTTCTCTCCCAGTGGGACTTTTAACGATATGCGTGACTCCAATCCCCTGGAGACATTCGGTTATGCGGCTCAAGCATTAAATCAGTTTAATTTGGCATATCTGCATATTTATGAGGCAACAGAAGCAGATATTAGACATGGTGGGATAATAGTACCCACTAGTCATATACGCGATCGCTTTACAGGTACTCTCATTGTCAATGGTGGCTATACCCGTGAAAAAGGCGATGCAGTACTGGCAAACAAAGCAGCAGATTTAGTTGCCTTTGGCACATTATTTATATCAAATCCCGATTTACCCCGACGCTTGGCTTTGAATGCACCACTAAATGAACCAAATCAAGCAAGCTTTTACGGCGGTGGTGAAGAAGGATATACAGATTATCCATTTTGGTCGCCTGCTAGTGAAGCAGTAGCTAATGCGTAA
- a CDS encoding SDR family NAD(P)-dependent oxidoreductase, translated as MDLKLHGKSALVSGSTAGIGLAIALGLAQEGASVIVNGRSEERVAQAIAKIKHSTPDAKVSGIVADAGTASGVEKLIQEVPHVDILINNVGIYEPKTFFDITDKDWLNIFEVNVLSGVRLSRQYLQKQLEQNWGRIIFISSESGIQIPVEMIHYGTTKTAQLAIARGLAEMTVGTGVTVNSVLPGPTRSEGVEDFITNLAQERGITRADVEAEFFENVRPSSLIKRFATNEEVAAIVVYLSSPVASATNGAALRVDGGVIRSIV; from the coding sequence ATGGACTTGAAATTGCATGGTAAATCCGCCCTGGTGAGTGGCTCAACCGCAGGTATTGGTTTGGCCATCGCTCTTGGGTTAGCTCAAGAGGGTGCATCAGTAATTGTCAACGGTCGGTCTGAAGAAAGAGTAGCTCAAGCGATCGCTAAAATTAAGCATTCTACACCGGACGCGAAAGTTTCTGGTATTGTTGCTGACGCTGGCACTGCATCAGGCGTAGAAAAACTCATTCAAGAGGTTCCTCACGTTGATATACTCATAAATAATGTGGGTATTTATGAGCCAAAAACCTTCTTTGATATTACTGATAAAGATTGGTTAAACATATTTGAGGTTAACGTCCTCAGTGGAGTCCGTTTGAGTCGGCAATATCTGCAAAAGCAGCTAGAGCAAAACTGGGGGCGGATAATTTTTATCTCCAGCGAATCTGGTATTCAGATCCCAGTGGAAATGATTCACTACGGCACAACTAAGACGGCGCAGCTTGCTATTGCCAGAGGTCTAGCAGAAATGACTGTGGGGACTGGAGTTACAGTAAACTCCGTCCTCCCAGGACCAACTCGTTCAGAAGGAGTTGAAGACTTTATCACCAACCTGGCACAGGAACGCGGTATTACTCGCGCTGACGTTGAGGCAGAGTTTTTTGAAAATGTGCGTCCAAGTTCGCTAATTAAACGCTTTGCAACTAATGAAGAAGTAGCAGCGATCGTAGTTTACCTTTCTAGCCCCGTAGCATCGGCAACTAATGGTGCAGCTTTGCGGGTGGATGGTGGCGTTATTCGGTCGATTGTTTAG
- the trxA gene encoding thioredoxin produces MSSITNVTEATFKQEVLESEIPVLVDFWAPWCGPCRMVGPVVDEVAAEYEGQVKFVKLNTDQNPTVASHYGIRSIPTLMVFKGGRQVDTVVGAVPKTTLNKTLAQHL; encoded by the coding sequence ATGTCATCCATTACAAACGTCACAGAAGCCACATTCAAGCAAGAAGTCTTGGAAAGTGAAATTCCGGTATTAGTGGACTTTTGGGCACCGTGGTGCGGTCCTTGCCGGATGGTCGGCCCAGTCGTCGATGAAGTTGCTGCTGAATACGAAGGACAGGTGAAATTTGTGAAGTTGAACACAGATCAAAATCCTACTGTCGCTAGCCACTATGGAATTCGCAGCATTCCGACATTGATGGTTTTTAAAGGAGGTCGCCAGGTCGATACTGTCGTAGGGGCGGTTCCAAAAACTACCTTGAATAAGACCTTAGCACAGCATCTTTAA
- a CDS encoding helix-turn-helix transcriptional regulator, producing the protein MRFLYHPDRKNISLPGVLYALGDPVRLEIVRLLATEGEQCCARFDFAIAKSTMSNHFKILRESGIVFTRKEGTHHINILRREDLEVLFPGLLDVVLKAAQPLPVEPASTKQTSARI; encoded by the coding sequence ATGAGATTCCTTTATCATCCAGATAGAAAAAATATTTCTTTACCGGGCGTGTTGTATGCATTGGGCGATCCGGTGCGGCTAGAGATTGTGCGGCTGTTGGCGACTGAAGGGGAACAATGCTGTGCGAGGTTTGATTTTGCGATCGCTAAGTCTACTATGTCCAACCACTTCAAGATTTTGCGGGAGTCGGGGATAGTCTTTACACGCAAAGAAGGGACACACCATATTAACATCCTGCGGCGTGAAGATTTAGAGGTGCTATTTCCAGGGTTGCTGGATGTGGTATTGAAAGCTGCTCAACCATTACCTGTTGAACCTGCCAGTACTAAACAAACATCTGCAAGGATTTAG
- a CDS encoding nucleotidyl transferase AbiEii/AbiGii toxin family protein, producing the protein MTSRFEHHNKILTVLESLDSDILRKGSAYFGGGTLLAFEFEEYRWSKDVDFIASVGTEGYKYLRTVVFESGHEALFRDLSKIQVGRSTTDQYGIRMIVIVDDVPIKTEIIAETRFQLDPPRYLNWSLVPCLSSNDCFTSKLLSNSDRYMDNSVEARDLIDLAILRLQSPIPQASIEKAEKAYEVMRPLKRAIALFQGRPDYREKCFLSLQVDRSQIPKIIDGIDLLSTDLGLSHTPRTFREQHDIFANLETQIEKREDS; encoded by the coding sequence ATGACCTCCAGATTTGAACATCATAATAAAATTCTTACCGTTCTTGAATCCTTAGATTCAGACATACTTAGGAAGGGTTCTGCTTACTTCGGTGGCGGAACCCTTCTAGCTTTTGAGTTTGAAGAATATCGCTGGAGTAAGGATGTTGATTTTATCGCTTCTGTTGGTACAGAAGGCTACAAATATCTGCGTACAGTAGTATTTGAGAGTGGGCATGAAGCATTATTTCGTGATTTAAGTAAAATTCAAGTTGGACGTAGCACAACTGACCAATATGGAATTCGGATGATAGTTATTGTAGATGATGTGCCGATTAAAACGGAAATTATTGCCGAAACTCGTTTTCAACTAGACCCACCAAGATATCTAAACTGGTCACTCGTTCCCTGCTTAAGCTCCAATGACTGTTTTACCTCTAAGCTGCTGTCAAATTCTGACCGTTACATGGATAACAGTGTTGAGGCAAGAGATTTAATTGATTTAGCAATTCTCAGGCTGCAATCTCCAATCCCTCAAGCATCAATTGAGAAGGCTGAAAAAGCCTATGAGGTTATGCGCCCTTTGAAAAGAGCGATCGCACTATTTCAGGGAAGACCAGATTACAGGGAGAAATGCTTTCTCAGTCTGCAAGTCGATCGATCTCAGATACCCAAAATTATCGACGGTATTGATTTGCTATCTACAGATTTAGGTTTATCTCACACTCCAAGGACTTTTCGAGAACAACATGATATCTTTGCCAACTTAGAAACACAAATTGAAAAACGAGAAGATTCTTAA
- a CDS encoding pentapeptide repeat-containing protein, with product MLLGRDFSGVDLEGANLVRANLSEAKLRRANLARASLREANLPYIVLEDANLEGADLIGANLEDARLMRANLSYTNLRGVDLRGAILSNANLTSANLRCANLACSSLDGANLTNADFSGAVLDSATLTEVEFAGINLDWTILTNTDFRGAKKLGIPPLEQTGMLFPSSRGALFLETSFPDGEIIQGPYYRNP from the coding sequence ATGCTGCTGGGGAGAGATTTTAGTGGGGTTGACTTGGAAGGAGCTAACTTGGTTAGAGCTAATTTGAGTGAAGCCAAGTTGAGGAGAGCTAATTTAGCTAGAGCCAGTTTGAGAGAAGCTAATTTGCCATATATTGTTCTCGAAGATGCCAACTTGGAAGGGGCTGACTTGATCGGTGCCAATCTTGAAGATGCTAGGTTGATGCGTGCCAATTTGAGTTACACCAATTTGCGAGGTGTCGATTTGAGAGGAGCAATTTTGTCTAATGCCAACTTGACCAGCGCTAACCTGAGATGTGCTAATTTGGCTTGCTCCTCCTTGGATGGCGCTAATCTGACCAATGCTGATTTTTCGGGGGCTGTTTTGGACAGTGCTACCTTGACTGAAGTTGAGTTCGCTGGGATTAATTTGGATTGGACTATCCTGACCAATACTGATTTTCGGGGAGCCAAGAAACTGGGTATTCCACCCTTGGAACAAACTGGAATGCTCTTTCCCAGTAGTAGAGGCGCTCTGTTCTTGGAAACCTCGTTTCCAGATGGTGAGATCATCCAAGGTCCATACTACAGAAATCCCTGA
- a CDS encoding glycosyltransferase: MDVIVLGLMLLSLTIWLGLLCFWGQFWRTDQQLEVTETQLESLPVVCAVVPARNEAELIPTSLRSLLLQDYPGSFNVFLVDDRSTDRTANFAEGVAHAVGKPQQLHIISGESLPPGWSGKLWAVEQGIKSASLLAPDYFLLTDADIEHDPGNLRRLVAKAVQEDLDLVSVMVRLRCESFWEKLLIPAFVFFFQKLYPFRLVNNPNNPIAAAAGGSILIAREALERIGGIQVIRQALIDDCALAMAVKKSGEDKGTRGQGDKGTRGTTKPNPHSLIPSQGRIWLGLSSLTRSLRPYDSLATIWDMVARSAYTQLNYSPLLLLGTLVGMPVIYLVPPVCVILGAVWGNWAIALTGLLGWLLMTFAYYPTIRFYKCSVWFAFSLPAIAFLYTLMTLDSALRHWQGRGGAWKGRVYPNPDNS, translated from the coding sequence ATGGATGTAATTGTATTAGGATTGATGCTGTTATCCTTGACAATTTGGTTAGGATTACTGTGTTTTTGGGGACAGTTTTGGCGGACAGACCAGCAATTAGAGGTTACAGAAACTCAGCTAGAATCTTTACCTGTGGTTTGTGCTGTAGTTCCAGCGCGTAACGAAGCTGAGTTAATACCAACTAGTTTGCGATCGCTCTTACTTCAAGATTATCCTGGTTCTTTCAACGTGTTTTTGGTAGACGATCGCAGCACAGATCGGACAGCAAATTTTGCTGAAGGAGTTGCACACGCTGTAGGGAAACCCCAGCAATTGCATATTATCTCAGGTGAATCACTGCCTCCTGGTTGGTCTGGTAAACTTTGGGCAGTTGAGCAAGGTATCAAAAGTGCGAGTTTATTAGCACCTGACTATTTTTTGCTGACTGACGCAGATATCGAACACGATCCTGGTAATCTCCGCCGACTCGTAGCCAAAGCTGTGCAGGAAGATTTAGATTTGGTTTCTGTAATGGTGCGACTCAGGTGTGAAAGCTTTTGGGAAAAACTTTTGATTCCAGCTTTCGTCTTTTTCTTCCAAAAACTTTATCCTTTTCGTTTAGTGAATAATCCCAATAATCCCATAGCCGCCGCCGCTGGGGGATCAATTCTGATCGCCCGTGAAGCTTTAGAGCGAATCGGCGGTATTCAAGTCATTCGTCAAGCTTTAATCGACGATTGCGCTCTGGCGATGGCTGTTAAGAAGAGTGGGGAAGACAAGGGGACAAGGGGACAAGGGGACAAAGGGACAAGGGGAACTACTAAACCCAATCCCCACTCCCTAATCCCCAGCCAAGGGCGTATCTGGCTAGGTTTGAGTAGCTTAACTCGTAGTTTGCGCCCTTATGACTCGCTGGCGACGATTTGGGATATGGTTGCTCGTAGTGCTTATACCCAATTGAATTATTCTCCATTACTACTATTGGGAACTTTGGTAGGAATGCCTGTGATTTATCTAGTTCCACCTGTGTGTGTAATTCTAGGTGCAGTTTGGGGTAATTGGGCGATCGCACTTACAGGTTTATTAGGATGGCTATTAATGACTTTCGCTTACTATCCGACGATCCGCTTTTATAAATGTTCTGTCTGGTTCGCTTTTAGTTTACCTGCGATCGCTTTTCTTTATACCCTGATGACTCTAGACTCAGCACTCCGTCACTGGCAAGGGCGCGGCGGCGCTTGGAAAGGAAGAGTGTACCCAAACCCAGATAATTCATAG